In a genomic window of Erigeron canadensis isolate Cc75 chromosome 5, C_canadensis_v1, whole genome shotgun sequence:
- the LOC122599903 gene encoding uncharacterized protein At4g06598-like yields the protein MANSRGPSTTRNIMYNGRNPLLPPKSPFPCIAPSYTDYFSTSVNGPKGLPKFKDGNSHHQRASSESLVIEEQPSWLDELLNEPETPVQRGHRRSSSDSFTYLEAANAANTEYAVKNEHQMRSLTSAPLWGSPSFLSKDARNTPVYMEPNLVIKNNTRAWESPQNDNMGLRRSVSLGAAQELNGMASTREKQEAVESSPQDSAEARPHDANNSSEKKDYSNTRDSASELETKRAKQQFAQRSRVRKLQYIAELERSVQALQAEGCKVSAEVEFLNQQSLILGMENKALKQRLENLAQEQLIKRLEHEVLEREIGRLRVLYQQQQQPPPPPQPQGHRRTASRDRLDFQFANLSLKNKDSSSVRDPVSSQPRT from the exons ATGGCAAACTCCCGAGGGCCATCAACAACGAGAAATATTATGTACAATGGAAGGAATCCTTTACTCCCTCCTAAAAGTCCATTTCCATGCATTGCTCCCTCTTATACTgattatttttcaacttctgtAAACGGACCAAAAGGATTACCTAAATTTAAAGATGGAAATTCACACCATCAACGTGCTTCCTCTGAAAGCCTTGTAATTGAAGAACAACCTTCTTGGCTGGATGAACTTCTTAATGAACCAGAAACGCCCGTACAAAGAGGCCATCGGCGCTCATCAAGTGACTCCTTCACATATTTGGAGGCGGCCAATGCTGCTAACACAGAATATGCTGTAAAAAATGAGCACCAGATGAGAAGTTTGACTTCTGCTCCTTTATGGGGGTCACCAAGTTTTCTTTCTAAAGATGCTCGAAATACGCCAGTCTATATGGAACCGAATCtcgtaattaaaaataatacccGGGCATGGGAATCACCACAAAATGATAACATGGGTCTCCGAAGATCAGTATCCTTGGGTGCTGCACAAGAACTCAATGGAATGGCTTCAACTCGGGAAAAGCAAGAAGCAGTTGAATCTAGCCCACAAGATTCCGCTGAAGCTCGACCTCACGATGCAAACAATTCTTCAGAAAAAAAGGATTATTCTAATACCAGGGATTCTGCATCAGAATTAGAGACAAAACGTGCCAAGCA GCAATTTGCTCAACGTTCGCGGGTACGGAAGCTTCAGTACATAGCTGAGCTAGAGAGAAGTGTACAGGCTTTACAG GCAGAAGGTTGTAAGGTTTCAGCTGAGGTGGAGTTTCTAAACCAACAAAGTCTTATTTTGGGAATGGAAAACAAGGCACTAAAACAACGTTTGGAGAATTTGGCTCAGGAGCAACTTATTAAGCGTT TGGAGCATGAAGTTTTGGAGCGAGAGATTGGGCGACTAAGGGTCTTGTATCAGCAACAACAGcaaccacctccaccaccgcaACCACAAGGTCATCGACGAACTGCTAGTCGTGATAGACTTGATTTCCAATTTGCAAAcctttctttgaaaaataagGACTCTAGCTCTGTCCGTGATCCTGTTTCTAGCCAACCCCGGACCTGA